TTCCTGCGTATCTGGAAAGAGGAGCACCCCTGGAGATCTGACATGCTTTGTGAAATTAGGGGTTCGTTTTTGTTATTCACAGTTAGTCTCTGCTGAACCTAATGTATTTCAAtgtttgaggattaaaaaaacacatacacgtaaaaaagaatttctctctttttcgtTATGAACTTAAGTAACTTCATCAAGAGACTCTAATCAATATTAAACTATTTACTTCCCTCCAAAATAATTTCCTCTCTGTCAATGCACAGACATGCATTTTTACTTAGTTATAATTAGTGTGAACATACTTGTTTTTGTTTAAGAAAGGTTTTCTTTACCTTGGCATTCAGATTTGTTTTCATAGGCGAAGAAAACACTGAGAATTAGAAGGAACCTTCACTGGAGAGTTGGGAGGATTATATTGGGTCATACTATCCCAGAGTTAAAGAAACCTTAAAGGACCCCAAATCCCTCCCCGTATCTCTGATGACTGCACTTCTCTACTAATGGACTCACTGGAGTAGCTTTCCCATGCAAAGGCCTCCCCAGATCTTATTCCACAGCACCAAGGGTGGACTCTCCCTTCTAAAGGAAGAATGAAATCCCATCCTCTGGGTCCGCTAGGGTCTACTTGTCTGCCATGGGCCTGCACCCTTGTCCTCTGCTTTACTTCGTGTAGGGTTATCTACATGGTTTCCCATgcaagaaaaaagtggaaaaaccaTGCTGCTCTGAGACAGTCCTCCATACCATTCccctcaaatgtatttttttttaaagtgtaatcgCACACCAATAGTTTCCAATCTATCAAAGCATAAATTTGCCAGTCTTTTTGCCTAAGTCAAGGAAGTAGCGAAGTGAGGTTTAATTAAAAGCAGCAACTATTTGTACAGCTGTCCCTGGGTTCATGGCTTGTAAAAGGATTTAGCTTCAAACTCTGCTGCCTAAGTCCTTCGGGAGTTTCACAAAAAAAACCATTTAGCCTCCTCATCTGGACAGTGCCAAGCCCTTGCTTCGCAAGTTGCGACTATGCCAAGCCCTTGCTTCGCAAGTTGCTTCAGGAGCAGGCCGAGCTGGGCCCTGATGCAACTTCAGCTTCGGCAGTCAGGCCTTCTCAGCACATGTGGCTTGGAGCAAAGCAGAGAAGATACCCAAGTCCCCTTCTTTTGTATGGGGGACAGGAGCCTTGCGGGCTACTCCACGGAGTTCCTGAAAATTCCCCTACGGTTGGGAAACGGAGGGAGGAGGATCAAGCACAGTTTCCGTTTAGTGAGCTTTTCTCTGGCACTTCACACCTTCCGGTTCCTGGTGCGTCTTTGACCCGTGCACTCCCGTCCCTAGTCCCCAAGGCGTGAACGGTCACCGGTAGGCATCCTTCAGAGGAGATGGGGGCGGGGTATCCCTGCGGATAGATGCATTCACACAGAGCGGCCATGCCAGCGTAAGCCCTGGAGAGGCGGAAGAACCAGCGCTCAGCATTTGGTTGATTTTCAGGTGTACGGGAAGCAGCACTTCAGGCAGCCTTGATTCCGAACAAGCCTATTCGGACTTGAAGCGAACGCAGTGGCCAGCGTAGGTCACTGACAGCTGGCGGGGGGCGGGACCGGCCCCACGCGCAGAGAGGCAAGGAGGCGGAGGAGCGACGGGTTAGGAAGAGTGACCCTGGCGACCCCAAACGCCCCGCCTCCTTCGCTCGCTGCTTCACCTGCCGGCGGAGCGCGCCGAGCCGCGGGCGGAGGCGATGGCTAGCCCCGCGCCCTTAGTGGCCTCCATCAGCCACCAAATGGTGGCTCTGCACACCCTGCAGCTTCTGCAgcaggagtggggctggggggatggtCCGGGCGCCCCCGGGAGCCCACGCGACCTGGACCACGTGTCCGCCGCCCCAGAGCGTCGCTCAGACCCACGGCTGGCCCGTGCCGGGCAGGggcgtggggaggaaggtgggggcAAGGGGGCCAGGAATGTGGGGTCCGGGTCGCGGGCGAGCTCCCCCGAGGGGGAAGTGGTGCGAGGCGCCGAGGGGGGCGCGGAACTGCTGCCCTTACCCCGGGGCCGCGGGCCCTGCACCCTGGCCCAGATGGCGATGCGCAGCGCGCTGGCCCGCGTGGTGGACTCGACCTCGGAGCTGGTCAGCGTGGAGCAGACGCTGCTGGGCCCCCTCCAGCAGGAGCGGTCCATCCCCATCCACCTGAAGGTGAGTCTGGCCTCCAGGATCCATCCCCCTGCGCCCGTTCCCCCTGGGGCGGGGCAGCGGACCGGGATGGAGACGAGGCTGAGTCGCAGGATCCAAAGTCGAGCTTCCCCCAGAGATTCAGCACCTCGGAGTGGGAATGAGGGAGGTGACATCCCGGGGATTAGGTACTTGGGACAGGGAACTCAGGGCCCACCTGGGGCCCACCTGACTGCAGCACGGAGATGCAGAAAGGCTTTGCCAAACCCTTCCTCCGGCCCTTTCCACATGTGCAGCTTCTAGGGATGGAGGACAGCTCCTCCCACTCCCCTTTCAAATTAAAAGCCGTTTCTCCAGAGCCTTAAATATACGTATTAAGTTCCCTCTGCCTTTTGTATGACGAAATCACCTACATTTATTTGAAGTTCCTTCACACTTACGAATGGCAGTTGTTTTTGCATAAATCCAATTCCGCACAGAGCTCGGGGGCCTCACAGAGTCAACCTAAATTCTCATAAAGTAGCGTGAGAGCGGGCTGGGTCCCGGGTGTTGAAGCAGGAATACTCATGCTAAACTGCTGCTAAGTCACGCAGCTCATATTTGTAGGGCACAGTTTCCTCTTAAGGTACCAAACTGTGTTAGCCGATTTAGCCAGGGAACAGAGCAGCTGCCTCCCAGGCTGAGTGGGTTTGTGGAAATCTGGGGTTCTGGAATCCAGTCTTGGCCTTGCCATTAACCTAATTGGCTTAATGTCACAAATCTCTCTGAGACCTTCTGGCCTTCCAATTTTGATCTGGAACATTGCTTCATTCATTCCCTGGGGAGTCTAGtggaaggaagtgggggaggggtaatGAAAAAAGAGCATTTCTCAAGACTTGCTGTTCTTGCTCTACAAGCCAAAGTTTGGAAAACATTGATATATATTAGGTTGCACTATATACTGTAAAagattgatttaaaataaaaaaaaataaagcatagcaTACACCTGAATAAATATTGTTACTCTAAACTAGGGTTTCTCAACCTGCACGCTACTGACATTTTTGTCTGGATGATTGCTGTGGGGTTGTCCTATGTACTGTagcatgtttagcagcatccctggcctctacccagtaGATGCCAGCAGCATACCCTCCCCACCAATTGACAGAACCAAATACTGCTAAATGTGTGTGGTGGGAGGGGAAATAAGATCGCCTCCAGATGTGAAGCACTGCTTCAttctgaaaagtttaaaaaatgaaggtgCATTTCACCAGTGCTCTTGACTGTAAGAGGTACCTTTTCTTGTATcaccaagaaattaaaaaaatcctgCCAATTAAACTGTGATACACATGAAGAGCGCTGTGATGCTAGGAACGTATACAGGGCACAGGTAGGTTGGCAAAAGGAGAGACTGAGTGATCAGTTTTACCTTGGGTGATCCTGGAAGGCATCTTGGAGGaggtaacctttaaaaaaaaaaagaatgtttactcTCCAGGCATTAAAGGGAAAAAGCATTTCAGAGGAGCTGTGGGATCCAAGGCCAAGAAGCAATGAAAGGGCCTAGGGCTTTGGGGGAACTAAAATTAGTTCAGTATGGCAGAAGGCAAAAAAAGGATGCTGGAGAGTTAGGTGGGTCAGGTGGGAAAAGGCCTGTGGGTCATGCTGAGGGCCTGGACTGTCTTGCAGGCAAAAGGCAGCCATTGATATGACAGAAGGAAGGACCCTGATAAATCACAGAGGCAAGGTCAGGTCAGAAGACCATTGTCAGAGGGCCTGACCCAGTTTAGGAGTAATGGCACCCTCTGCCCTGGACTATAAATCATGCCACTTGAGGTTAATGCAGCTGCCACTTCTACCTGGTAATCCTTTTAACCCTCTCGACTTGACTTTTTGCCCTAAACATTTTCTACTCTCCTCAAACTTTCTTCATCCAAACCTCAACCCTCTCACTCCTttactgagaaaactgaggccatcTGACACAAATATCTTCCATCCTAcctaaaaaaatctcatttccaACCATCTTCTTTCTTGTCTCTAATAAAGAAATACCGTTTGGTTCCCACCCCCTCCGCCTCCCAAATACATTCTTTCTCTTAAGTGCTGGAGCAAATCTTTCATCGGCCCCTGGACTTTTTCTCTcaattccttcctctctctttgtattttctagtGCTTCCACTCTGCCAATTCCTCTTAATCCATAAATATGCTCAAATCTTCCTTCACCTACCCAGCCCCTTGAGTCTTGGTCCCCTTCGTCTCCATCACGAGCAAATGTGCAGATGTCTGGATGTATTGCTGCCAGTGTTTCTAGAGGCACCCAGAGTCCCCATTAAGAACAGGGATCtccacagggagctcagctcggtgctctgtgatgacctaagtgggtggggtggggtggggagggaggtccaagagggaggggatatatgtatatatagagctgattcacttcattgtacagcagaaactaacacaacattgtaaagcaattatactcccccccatcaaaaaaaagaatatagacaacaacaacgacaacaacaaaagaacGGGGATCTCAACATTCTTGCTGCTGGAGTCTGCTATTCACCTACAGGGGAGTAATGAGTTTCAGGGCTCCTGAGAACAGCCAGTGCTTTCAGAAgcagggagagaagcagggagaggtTTCTCTGGATGATTTGCCTCCTTGCCAGCATCCTGAAATTTTGCTTGGTTTGCTGTTTGGAGAAAAGGCAGTATCTCCACTGGGTTTGTAAGGTAATGCTTACAAAGCACTTAGACTCAAGGACACAGCAGTCTGTCTCTCCAGGGGGGGCTGGTTATACAGACTTGGCATCATCATTACTAGTGTTAATTCAAATGATTTGGATGAGtgttctctatatttttaaattaagaacatGCAGATTGATTTTATACATGAGAATGGTTTCAGGAGGATTTGTGCTAAAGGAAATAATGCTTGCATGTAACTTGGAAGTGTGTGGAAATTTCCCTAACATCAGATCTCTTCCATGGCATTCCTTGCCACAGAGAGGAGGAAGACTCACTTGAACAGCACAGCACAGGACAGCGATCAGGTCCCATGAAGCATTCCAAACCTACTCTGCCACTTCGTGCTGCAGactcttgggcaagttatttagccttcctgtgcttcagtctcctcacctgtaaagtgggaacaGTGGTATTTAACGTTattgagataatgcatataaagtctTAGCTACTGGCTGCTCATGGTAAATTGTAATACTTttgaactttattattattattattgttgatgCCTCAATCTTCTTCAATAGTCTTATTGACTATTGTTATATTTCATTCTTGATATTGATAGATCTGACTCCTGAACTCTGTATTTACTTTTGAGACTGTTGACAAACACAGAGTTAGGATGACCCAAAGAGACTTCCAGGAAGCCTCCACTTTCCAGAGGTCAGCTTTAGCCCATGGCTGATGACTGACTTAGAGATGTGACCATTGAGTGACTCGCTGATCAAACCACCAAAATTAAGGGAGTGAAATTTTCAGGCCTGAAGGCAGAGAAACCCTCACCACAATAATAATGCATATCTTTAAAGTAGTttactattttcttaaagaaGCCAACACTTGATATTCCTTTTGAGCATTTAGAGATTATTGAActcatgtaaaacaaacaaacaaacatgaaatgAGTCTTTTCATGGTGGTTAAAAATGCTTAACAAAACTGAGTCTTGTTAAATTTGGTGGAAAGGATGGAGTTAACCAGCTTGATAAAAATTTATTacgggaggaaactgaggctcagaggaattTAGAACTGCTGAAGAGCCTGCAGCTGAGAAGTAGTGGCCCATGATTCAAACATGGTTTTGTCTGACTCTTTCTGCCAATCACAGTGCTAGCTCATAGGGGTGTTATGAACATTACACTGAAATAAAGTACATGAGAGTGCACAGTTGTCAGGGCACGGTCATACATGCCATGCACTGCACACCACTTCGGCTGCAATAGTCATTCTGCACACTGAGTATCacagtcagcttgggctgccataacaaaatgccacagacttgggtggcttaaaccacagacatttattttctcactgttatggaggctgggaagttcaagagcAAATTTGGTTTCTGggaagggctctcttcctggcttgtggactgtcaccttctcactgtgttctcatgtggcctttcctctgtgccagagagaaagagagatcttggatgtctcttcctcttcttgtaggacaccaatcctattggattagggccccacccttatgacgtaacttaactttaattacctccctaaagatcctatctccaaatacagtcacactgcaAGTCAGcttttcaacacatgaattttggtggaacacaattcagtccctaACACTGGGTGATTTGTGTCTCCTCTAATGATGGTCACCTTACATAGTGACAAAAAGCCCCAGATAAGCATAGGAAATCTTTATCAAACTAGTAATACTAGCAAAGATGCTCTAATACTTGCCACCCAAAGGAAGCATAGAAATGTGTGGAGCACCAGAAGGAAGAGAGTCTaggattttaaaaacttctaaaaatgaCCAACCCAAAGAGATCATTAACTAAGCCAATCATGAAGTCACTCTGGTTGAGTTTTGTCTGTCTTCCTTTGATAGTTAAAAACATTTACGGTTTCCAAGAGTTCTGTTCTGAAGCAAGTTTCATGGAAACAATGGCTGATGCCAGCTTTTAGAGGCAGAAGAACTTTCCTGCCATTGCAGATAAAACTTGCCTGTGAGCTCACCCATTGCAATTAACTAATTCTGGTACCAATAATTCTATCACGTTCAGTGGTCCACGCTGGTTTTCTTATTCCACAGAGCAAGAGCAGCAGTTGTAAAACTGTGGGCTTTGGCTTCACAGTCATTGCTAAGGCTTTTTGCAAATTGCAAGTGTGGATATTGAGTTACTCAGAGGCAGACATTGATGAtgagtgctttttttccccattaacaTTGGTTAGTGAAGCCAGTTTCTGCAAATTTGGGAATTGTGTCTTTAAAAATTGCTAATATTctattgaagaaataaattctcATGGTTATATTATTAGTAGCCTTAGCCAGGGGACTGTTCTTTGTCTGGGACAAAATTGTGCTTTTATGTTAGGAAAAGGCCAAGTGACAGCTCTAGAAGTAGCTTAGTTATAGCTTTGTCATTCCTTATAAAGTGAATGATATGAAAATCAGGACCTAAAAGCTTTCTGAAATGAACATTTAGGGAAAGATATTGCAGGAAGGCCCTAAAACAAACCTACTTATGTTTAATGTCTTGTGGAAATGCTGCCTTGCTTTCTTTTACAATTTTGGGGTTTGCCTTGTGAGCATACCTGAATCAAGTGCTTGTATCCATCACAAAGTGCTTTTCATTAGACTTTTCTGTTGAAAATGGTACTGTACCCAAAGCAAATGCATAAGGAACCTTAGTTACTTGTGAGCGTTTACACTGGGTACACCACaagtaaaaatgtttaatttcctgTGGGCGATAGACTTTTTATGGTGACTGGCAGATACTGCGGTTCTTCACTAGGTGTTTTATTAATACGAAGTTGCGTATCTATTTGAGATTGACCTAGAGTTTAGGCAATTGGTGATTGATCTGGGCCCTGTGAATTTGTTGTTCAAAGCCAGATGTCAATGAACAAAATGCAGTTGGGGCAATTTGTAGTATACTGTTCCTGATAGTATGGTTTTCATAACGCCACTCTAAAATAGAGAACGACACTCCCATTTTCTGTGCACATCTAGCATGGAGGGTTGTGTTGGGTGTAGGGAAGAAATCTGTGCTCCCTCGTAGTTCCCAGCCCTGGGAAACTTTAGTGGAGAGTGGTCTGCTGTCCAGGCCGAAGTTCATTAAGGTCAGACGTCATCACAGAAAGCTGGAGGAAAGCTCTTTCTTCCATTAATACTCTCTGTAGAGTACGTTACACATTCAGGGAGAGTGAGAGGGGAAAATGTGAGAAGAAACAAGTTTGTGGAGGCCATTATAAGAGAACATAGCTCAAGAAATGAGTGTTTTGTAAAGAACCAACTTATTTTAAAGCCAGGGGTGAAGGGAATAGGAATTGATTTATAGTTCGTGTAGATCTAGAAGTGATTTTGAAGATGATGTgatagaaaaaaaaccaaaaaccttctTTGTGTATTGTTTAAAATTACCTGCATTATAGAGCCTATAAAGTCATAttatatttttgacttttttatcTATTGGTGTTGGTTTCAGAAATCAAGCTTTGAAACTGACTCCTAATGCTagattgtttttgcttttaagcctttggtttttttttttttttttttttttttttttttgcggtacgcgggcctctcactgctgtggcctctcccgccacggagcacaggctctggaagcgcaggctcagcagccatggctcacgggcctatccgctccgcggcatgtgggatcttcccggaacggggcaccaacccgtgtcccctgcatcggcaggcggactctcaaccactgcgccccagggaagcccaagcctttGGTTTTGATGGGAGTGTTTATTTTCAATAAGAAGCTAAAAATGGACTtaacttttcttccctttttggaCTTTGCAGGTGCATTTTCAGTTGTTCAAAGATTCCAGAAGTGCACATTCCTAATAAACACAATGCATCATGCAGAAAAGTACAAGTGGGGTGGATTTTCTAAGAGACCTCCCTTACACTGGGTAGGAGAGAACAGACCAGAGGAAGGGAGAGCTCCAACTAGGAGGTCTCTAATTAGCTAGGAGTTGGCTTTACTTGGGGCGTGGAAGGTTCCATGCCTTGAATCCCTTCCAGATAACCACACCCTCTCAACTATGTTGCAGGGAAGAGGGCTGGACCAATGGGACAGTCTTCAATTTGGATATGACCATTGCCAATTTGAGCTTTGTAACACTTAGTTAACCTTAAGGAAAATAGCATGaatatagccagaaaacaaacaggaaacaatTCACATACAGACATTTTTGTTTCTCCCTCAAAGCTAGCTGGGTGCCTCCCAGCTTGCTTCCATGGTGTCCCTGTTCACCCCATGGTGGCATCTGCAGCTCTGTACTTCCCATTCACTAGTCCGTCCCCAGCACTGGATGGCGAGCTCTGCTCTCTCTGTCACCCTGGCATCTGGCCCAGTTTCTGATTTGGGGTGTCTTTGATGAATACTTGAGTTTTGCGAGAGAGgttaatcccagctctgccacttacttgctgtgCGATTTAGGGATGTCATTTAATCTCTCCAAGCagcatttcttttcatctctcattCATGGACGGCTGTGAGGACTCAGTGAAATAAGGTATATCAGGAGCCTTGCTTGGAGCCTGGCGCCTAGTAGGTGCTCAGGCTCATAGGCCTGACCAGTGTTCTTCAAACACTGGTTTGCAATGTTCCTCCCATGCTCAGAAGTTCCAGGGACTTGACTGTGACATTCAAGGCTTTCTGCACGAGTTTATCCTGATAGGCAACACAAAGCTCTGTTTTTCTCAGACTGGACTCCTCCCAGTCCTAGCGCCTGCTTGGCTCCAAGCCTGTGCTGGTATCATTCATTCTCATTGTGGGGCCATCTCTTTTCCCTAGGGGTCAAATACTGCTTTCTCCAACACCACCTCTCTTATCATGTCTATACAGTCCTTCTCATCTACCACTTTGCTGATGCCTCATCCAAATTTCCATTCCCTTCTACAAAGGCTGGCAATAATCTGATGGTCTcagccacttttttttaaaaaattgtattaaaaaaatacaaaacaaaatttaccattttaagggTAGTGTTAAGTacttcacatttttgtgcaaaCAATCTCcataactttttcatcttgcaaatctggaaaccctatacccattaaacaaaaagtccccatttctcccctccctccagcccctggaaaccaccattctactttttatttctatgagtttcactactctaggtaccacatataagaggaatcatacagtacttgtccttttgtgacgggcctatttcatttagcatgatgtcctcaaggttcatccatgttgtagcatgtgttagaattttctttctttttaaggctcagtagtattccattgcatatatagaccacattttgtttatctattcatgtgTCCATGGATACTTCagctgcttccacctcttggctgttgtgaataatgctgctatgaacatgggtgtgcaaatatcattttgagatcctgctttcaatttttttggatatgtacccagaaggTGGAATTGTTGGATCCTATGAcaattctagttttaatttttttgagaaaactccatactgttttccaaagtgtctgcaGCATTTTTACGTTGCCagcagcagtgcacaagggttccaatttctccacatcctcacccacacttgttattttcagtttttttgatgGTAGACATTCTGTTGGATCTGAGGTGAACTTGGCTACTCTTTCTGAGCCTTAATCTTATTCTGTGTCACATctccactgaagggttttaataGGTTTTATCTCACCAATTAGATTCTAAGTTTCTgtagagaatatttttcttttctcttctatacttccttcctctcctcctcttcttactGACCTCCCATTTAGTGGAGTACTTTATTCATAACTTTAGATTGATGGCATGCTTTATAAATACAAAGAGCTTTCATATTCATGAGCTAATTTGACTTCTCATGGTAgctattattgttcccattttacagatgagaaaactgaatattCCATAGATAAAATGACTTTTCCACAGATGGCTACCTAAAGGATAGAACCAGGGCTCTAATAGCTATTCCGGTGCTTGTGAAGGATTGAGCTTGCATTCCCAGGGGCATTTGAAGCTGCCTGGAGAGCTGCACTTCCTAACTGACATCTataaagtcccttttgccatgtaatgtaacataCTCACAGGTCTGGGAAGAGGCCacaattctgcctaccacagggcAGATTTCAGctaaaaattaggaagaaatgtTCTAAAAGCTAGAGCCATCTCTTCTAATGGGTTGCCTCCTAAGCACATGAGTTTCTCCAGTGTAGCCAAGCAAATTCCGGACAAGTGCACATCGGGTATGCTATTGAAAGGATTCACCCACAGAACGAGCTCTGTATGAACTCTGTGCAATGCTTAGATTGTGAGTCTATAAATGTCTGTTCTTCTATAGGATTGggcttttgtgttttttccatagCCCTCATCACATTTCACTGGACATTTGGAGATATGCTGTATGTGTCTCATTTCTCCTACTAAGTTATAAGCTCTTTA
This Physeter macrocephalus isolate SW-GA chromosome 13, ASM283717v5, whole genome shotgun sequence DNA region includes the following protein-coding sequences:
- the DLEU7 gene encoding leukemia-associated protein 7 gives rise to the protein MASPAPLVASISHQMVALHTLQLLQQEWGWGDGPGAPGSPRDLDHVSAAPERRSDPRLARAGQGRGEEGGGKGARNVGSGSRASSPEGEVVRGAEGGAELLPLPRGRGPCTLAQMAMRSALARVVDSTSELVSVEQTLLGPLQQERSIPIHLKDSVEFRNICSHLALQIEGQQFDRDLNAAHQCLKMIVKKLIQSLANLPSDAHMVACASLRQILQNLPDI